One Mycolicibacterium rufum genomic window, GCACGTCTTGGTCGGGCGCAGTGCCCGCGACGGACGGCTGGGGTGTGCTCGCTGTTGCGGCCCCGGCCTCACCGACCCGACCTAGCACTCGCCGGTCGCGAGTGCCAACTGCATTCTTAGCACTCGACCTGGGTGAGTGCAAGGCTGTTCACCCTACGCGTAGGCCGTCGAGCACGACGTCGATGAGACGGTTCGCGGCGGCGTCGTTGTAGCCCTGCATCGCCTGCAGGCCGACCAGCAGCGCCTTGACGTCGGCGACATCGACGTCGCGGCGGACCGTGCCGGCGTCCTGCGCGGCGCGCAACAGGGCACCGAGCATGTCCAGGAAGTCGCTTTCGGCCTCGGGAATCGCCGCGTTGACGTCGATGCCCACGCCGGCCAGCGCCTCGCTGAGTCCGCGGTCGGTCGCTCCCCACTGCAGCACCATGGACCGCAGGAAGGTGAACAACGCCTCGCCGGGCGGGGCGTCGTCGAGCAGGGCCCGGCCCATGGCGACGATGCTGCGGATACGGTCCTCCACAACGGCGCGGAACAGGTCCTCCTTGGTGGGAAAG contains:
- a CDS encoding TetR/AcrR family transcriptional regulator, with the protein product MSRPLRADAARNRARVLEVAYDTFAADGLSVPVDEIARRAGVGAGTVYRHFPTKEDLFRAVVEDRIRSIVAMGRALLDDAPPGEALFTFLRSMVLQWGATDRGLSEALAGVGIDVNAAIPEAESDFLDMLGALLRAAQDAGTVRRDVDVADVKALLVGLQAMQGYNDAAANRLIDVVLDGLRVG